A single region of the Aliidongia dinghuensis genome encodes:
- a CDS encoding YybH family protein, which yields MSEDAAALPLADPATTRSIFDWLERFAACVRAVDYAAARPFWHPDIIVFGTYQELVRGRARWTEMQWDNVWPRTADFAFDLDNTAVLASPDGTMATVITPWTSTGFQPDGNRFDRPGRATIILARQADGGWLGIHSHMSLQRGVPQDSHGNRPVKAR from the coding sequence ATGAGCGAGGACGCCGCCGCCCTGCCGCTTGCCGATCCGGCGACCACCCGCTCGATCTTCGATTGGCTCGAGCGGTTCGCCGCCTGCGTCAGGGCGGTCGACTATGCTGCTGCCCGCCCGTTCTGGCATCCCGACATCATCGTGTTCGGTACTTATCAGGAACTTGTCCGCGGCCGCGCGCGCTGGACCGAGATGCAGTGGGACAATGTGTGGCCGCGCACGGCGGATTTCGCGTTCGATCTCGATAACACGGCAGTCCTGGCCAGCCCCGACGGCACCATGGCAACGGTGATCACGCCCTGGACCAGCACCGGTTTCCAGCCGGACGGCAACCGCTTCGATCGGCCGGGGCGGGCGACGATCATTCTCGCCCGCCAGGCCGACGGGGGCTGGCTTGGCATTCATTCCCACATGTCGCTGCAGCGGGGCGTGCCGCAGGACAGCCACGGCAACCGGCCGGTCAAGGCTCGCTGA